One Glycine max cultivar Williams 82 chromosome 4, Glycine_max_v4.0, whole genome shotgun sequence DNA segment encodes these proteins:
- the LOC100305700 gene encoding uncharacterized protein LOC100305700 — protein sequence MALRKSSKLPQTALIKQILKRCSSLGRKDDQGLLDVPKGHFVVYVGENRSRYIVPISFLSRPEFQTLLHQAEEEFGFDHEKGLTIPCEEDVFESLTSMLR from the coding sequence ATGGCTTTGAGAAAATCAAGTAAACTTCCTCAGACAGCACTAATCAAGCAAATCCTCAAGAGGTGTTCGAGTTTAGGGAGGAAAGATGATCAAGGCCTTCTGGACGTGCCAAAGGGTCACTTTGTTGTATATGTTGGAGAAAACAGAAGCAGATATATTGTTCCTATTTCCTTCCTAAGTCGCCCTGAGTTCCAAACACTTCTCCACCAGGCTGAAGAAGAGTTTGGCTTTGATCACGAAAAGGGTCTCACTATTCCATGCGAAGAGGACGTTTTTGAGTCTCTCACCTCCATGCTCAGATGA